From the genome of Blautia pseudococcoides, one region includes:
- a CDS encoding HAMP domain-containing sensor histidine kinase, with the protein MKKQSLAAQFRHTFIYIITASIGATLLTYALAVMLFLYAVDRDILPANHYLQQIPDIAAYIQEKNMALLSDQGEENLKKAIQGDQMLYQTVDAYGNILYGTYTEKPFTTTEELFDSFSGTTVLRQGYYIHTVLLTDTSGSPAGAVLLFYQIKPTFANDRGRVIFAVIIVSLFSPFLYITGFTLLFSKIFAGNINKPLQLLIEASGKIKEKDLDFDISYSSDNELGRLCSAFSEMKEALKESLSAQWEMEQERIWMVESLAHDLKSPLSIILGYTDSLLENPPDSKEKLCRYLKVIRNNTKKSADLVMQMQYTSDLENSYIQPESSPVNLEAFLTQKIHDYDLPARQKGIALMLHIHDNVPPVIRTDTDKLARILDNIISNSLQYTPPDGRIHISVKADKDHIFYTVCDTGTGFSPADLKKAADKFYRGDKARQTKGGHSGLGLYIAGQLAEQLGGSLKIENSKSGGACVTFLHSI; encoded by the coding sequence ATGAAAAAGCAATCCCTTGCAGCCCAGTTCAGGCATACCTTTATTTATATCATAACAGCCAGCATAGGTGCCACGCTCCTAACCTATGCACTGGCTGTTATGCTGTTTCTGTACGCTGTAGACAGAGACATTCTGCCCGCAAATCATTACCTGCAGCAGATTCCTGACATTGCTGCATATATTCAGGAAAAAAATATGGCGCTACTGTCCGATCAAGGGGAAGAAAATCTGAAAAAAGCCATTCAGGGTGACCAGATGCTCTATCAGACGGTGGACGCTTACGGCAATATCCTGTACGGCACTTATACCGAAAAACCATTTACAACAACAGAGGAGTTATTTGACAGCTTTTCCGGCACAACGGTCCTGCGGCAGGGTTATTACATTCATACCGTGCTCCTCACGGATACATCAGGTTCCCCTGCAGGTGCCGTACTTCTTTTCTATCAGATAAAGCCCACCTTTGCCAATGACAGGGGACGTGTGATCTTTGCCGTGATCATTGTGTCTTTGTTCTCCCCATTTCTTTATATTACCGGTTTTACACTGCTGTTTTCAAAAATATTTGCCGGAAATATCAATAAACCGCTGCAGCTTTTAATTGAAGCATCCGGCAAAATAAAAGAAAAAGACCTGGATTTTGATATCAGTTATTCCTCAGACAATGAGCTTGGCAGACTCTGCAGTGCTTTTTCGGAAATGAAAGAGGCGCTGAAAGAATCATTGTCCGCTCAATGGGAGATGGAACAGGAACGGATTTGGATGGTAGAATCCCTGGCACACGATCTGAAATCTCCTCTTTCTATCATACTGGGGTACACGGATTCTCTGCTTGAAAATCCCCCTGACAGTAAAGAAAAACTATGCAGATATCTCAAAGTCATAAGAAATAATACGAAAAAAAGCGCTGACCTTGTTATGCAGATGCAGTATACTTCTGACCTGGAAAATTCCTATATACAACCGGAATCCTCCCCGGTAAACTTGGAAGCATTTCTGACTCAGAAAATACATGACTATGATCTGCCGGCCCGCCAAAAAGGAATTGCACTGATGCTGCACATACATGACAATGTCCCCCCTGTGATCCGGACCGACACAGATAAATTAGCCCGGATCCTTGATAATATCATATCCAACAGCCTGCAGTATACCCCGCCAGACGGCAGGATCCATATTTCCGTAAAGGCTGATAAAGACCATATCTTCTATACGGTCTGTGATACAGGGACAGGCTTCAGTCCGGCTGACTTGAAAAAGGCGGCAGATAAATTCTACCGGGGTGACAAAGCCAGGCAGACAAAAGGCGGCCATTCGGGCCTTGGTCTATACATTGCCGGGCAACTGGCCGAACAGCTTGGAGGCTCTCTCAAAATCGAAAACTCGAAATCCGGCGGGGCATGTGTCACCTTCCTGCACAGCATTTGA
- a CDS encoding carbohydrate ABC transporter permease, whose product MAGTDRKSKKISRGHIFIYLVLILGSVVMIFPFLWMILTSFKTVPETTLVPPTFFPESFQNTAAYIQVTNSLPFLKLYYNTLMMIFIRVICAVVFSSMAAYAFAKVHFPLKNLCFALVVSQLMFPAQVFILPQYEMISAIGKTDSIFALVFPGLVSAFGTFFLRQTYMGIPDDLIEAARIDGCGQFRTFASIAFPLTKTAIAALAVFTALFAYADLMWPLIVNTKLDMLTLSSGLSTLRGQFSVNYPNLMAGSVLAMVPMIVIYLIFQKQFIEGIALTGTKA is encoded by the coding sequence ATGGCTGGAACAGACAGAAAAAGCAAAAAAATCAGCAGGGGCCATATTTTCATATACCTTGTGCTGATTCTGGGCAGTGTGGTAATGATCTTTCCGTTTTTATGGATGATCTTGACAAGTTTTAAGACAGTACCGGAGACAACGCTGGTGCCGCCTACATTTTTTCCGGAGTCGTTTCAGAATACGGCGGCTTATATTCAGGTGACCAACAGTCTGCCGTTTTTGAAATTGTATTATAATACCTTGATGATGATCTTCATCCGGGTCATCTGTGCGGTGGTGTTTTCTTCCATGGCGGCTTATGCTTTTGCAAAGGTGCATTTTCCGCTGAAGAATCTGTGCTTTGCCCTGGTGGTATCCCAGCTTATGTTTCCGGCACAGGTGTTCATTCTTCCGCAGTATGAGATGATCTCTGCCATTGGGAAGACAGACTCCATCTTTGCGCTGGTTTTCCCGGGACTGGTAAGTGCCTTCGGAACCTTTTTCCTAAGGCAGACCTACATGGGAATACCCGATGACCTTATCGAGGCGGCAAGGATCGACGGATGCGGGCAGTTTCGGACGTTTGCAAGCATTGCATTTCCGCTTACCAAGACGGCGATCGCAGCCTTGGCTGTATTCACGGCATTGTTTGCCTATGCGGATCTGATGTGGCCGCTGATTGTGAATACCAAGCTGGATATGCTGACACTTTCCTCAGGATTGTCAACCCTCCGCGGACAGTTTTCCGTGAATTACCCCAATCTGATGGCAGGGTCGGTGCTGGCTATGGTGCCTATGATCGTGATCTATCTGATCTTCCAGAAGCAGTTTATTGAGGGGATCGCACTTACGGGGACAAAGGCATAA
- a CDS encoding carbohydrate ABC transporter permease — translation MVMPTVIGLMILNIYPLLRTVYMSFFKSGSFGKWAFVGLDNYMKMFQSDSFWTITKNTLVFMVMTVPVTVIFGLLIAVLLDQKIKGKTVFRAIYFLPMVVAPAAVAMVWKWLFNSEYGIINTVLSALHLPSDINWIADPKTALLTCAIVTIWSSVGYDAILLLSGLQSISRTYYEAARIDGATGFQQFRKITVPLVSPTLFFVLMMRVMASLKVFDIVYMMIEKTNPAIRSAETILYNFYQETFVKNNKGYGSALVVWCVILIAMITIIQFIGQKKWVTYDV, via the coding sequence ATGGTGATGCCTACTGTCATCGGATTGATGATCCTGAATATTTATCCGCTGCTTCGGACTGTTTACATGAGCTTCTTTAAGTCAGGGTCTTTCGGGAAATGGGCGTTTGTAGGTCTTGACAACTATATGAAAATGTTCCAGAGTGACAGTTTCTGGACTATTACGAAAAACACACTGGTATTTATGGTGATGACAGTGCCGGTCACGGTTATTTTCGGCCTTTTGATCGCGGTTCTGCTGGACCAGAAGATCAAGGGAAAGACCGTATTCAGAGCCATTTACTTTCTTCCCATGGTAGTGGCTCCGGCGGCGGTCGCCATGGTCTGGAAATGGCTGTTCAATTCTGAGTACGGGATCATCAATACAGTACTCAGCGCACTGCATCTGCCCTCAGACATCAACTGGATCGCAGACCCCAAGACGGCCCTTCTGACCTGCGCCATTGTGACCATCTGGAGCAGTGTGGGATATGATGCCATTCTGCTTCTGTCCGGGCTGCAGAGTATATCCAGGACTTATTATGAGGCGGCAAGAATAGACGGCGCCACAGGGTTTCAGCAGTTTCGCAAGATTACGGTACCTCTGGTTTCTCCCACCCTGTTCTTTGTGCTGATGATGCGTGTTATGGCATCCCTGAAGGTGTTCGATATTGTCTATATGATGATAGAGAAGACAAATCCTGCCATCCGCAGTGCGGAAACGATTCTATATAACTTCTACCAGGAGACTTTTGTAAAGAATAATAAGGGATACGGCTCCGCCCTGGTGGTCTGGTGTGTGATCTTGATCGCTATGATAACGATCATTCAGTTTATCGGACAGAAGAAATGGGTTACTTATGACGTGTGA